In the genome of Ananas comosus cultivar F153 linkage group 11, ASM154086v1, whole genome shotgun sequence, one region contains:
- the LOC109717323 gene encoding WD repeat-containing protein 89 homolog isoform X2: protein MSSKSLLASQEISTLAVSLSSNTIKIYSPATGQYFGECKGHSGTIHEVAFSAPSSAHIFCSCSSDGTIRAWDTRSFKQISMLSAGSPQEIFSFSFGGSSGNLLAAGSNAQVLFWDWRNQKQLACLEESHMEDVTQVRFVPSQQNKLISSSVDGLLCLFETDGEINDDDNLLSVMNEGTSIAKVGFFGSRNQKLWCLTHIETLSIWDWDDASREANFENARSVASDRWNLDQIDYFVDCHYSTTDDRLWVIGGTGSGTLGYFPINPNPVASIGPAEAILEGGHSGVVRSVLPASSTRISSLAQNKGMFGWTGGEDGRLCCWLSDESSEVKRSWVSSTFVMKPHKDRTKNRHHPY, encoded by the exons CAAGCCAGGAGATCTCAACATTGGCAGTTTCTTTGTCCTCAAACACAATCAAAATTTATTCTCCAGCAACTGGACAATATTTTGGGGAGTGTAAAGGACATAGTGGAACCATCCATGAGGTTGCCTTTTCAGCTCCATCCTCAGCTCATATATTTTGTTCCTGTTCGTCTGATGGTACAATTAGAGCATGGGATACTAGAAGCTTTAAACAG ATTTCTATGTTAAGTGCTGGTTCTCCGCAAGAAATATTTAGCTTTTCTTTTGGTGGATCTAGTGGCAACCTACTAGCTGCTGGTTCCAATGCTCAG GTTCTATTCTGGGACTGGAGAAATCAAAAGCAACTGGCATGTTTGGAGGAATCCCACATGGAGGATGTGACACAA GTACGATTCGTTCCAAGTCAGCAAAATAAGCTCATTTCTTCTTCTGTTGATGGATTATTGTGTCTTTTTGAAACCGATGGCGAAATCAATGACGATGATAATTTGTTATCA GTGATGAATGAGGGAACTTCTATTGCAAAGGTGGGGTTCTTTGGGAGTAGGAATCAGAAACTTTGGTGTTTGACGCATATTGAAACTTTAAG CATTTGGGATTGGGATGATGCAAGCAGAGAGGCCAACTTTGAAAATGCTCGTTCTGTGGCTTCTGATAGATGGAATCTTGATCAG ATAGATTATTTCGTCGATTGTCACTACTCCACAACAGATGATCGATTATGGGTTATCGGCGGTACTGGTTCAGGAACACTTGGCTACTTCCCTATAAACCCTAATCCTGTGGCTTCAATCGGGCCCGCCGAAGCTATTCTAGAAGGAGGCCATTCAGGAGTGGTGAGAAGCGTATTACCTGCTTCGAGCACTCGTATCAGTAGCCTTGCACAaaataagggcatgtttggatgGACCGGAGGTGAAGACGGCCGGTTATGTTGCTGGTTATCTGACGAATCATCAGAAGTGAAACGCTCGTGGGTTTCAAGTACGTTTGTCATGAAACCGCACAAAGATAGAACTAAAAATCGACATCATCCATACTGA